From the Streptomyces nigrescens genome, one window contains:
- a CDS encoding sensor histidine kinase, giving the protein MSAGRTRARLRLPAWTATLYWKFAVFVIVMCCVLATVVGVLVHVLVGRQTEDQARGAALAELDTVAAAYVAGEPLGRNAAVNPADLPASLRAMARRGERGTQLADHRGRPAMWAVTPADGKALAVHLDYSQRAAALRGLDRSIIGSSAFAICLTLLVGLFAVSRITRRLHHTAQVARRISTGDLDARVDDPRVSRPDHAQDEAAAVAAALDAMAAALQAKLHSEQRFTADVAHELRTPLTGLRVAAELLPSGRPTEMVQDRIRTMSRLTEDLLEISRLDAEVEQADIDVHQLGPLAERAVLATGLAAEVRIERDARVETDQRRLQRVLGNLVSNAHKHGRPPVVLTVDGLTLTVRDHGDGYPARLLDHGPQRFSSHSGSGKKTGHGLGLTIAVGQARVLGATLRFSNAPDGGAVAELSLPAPAPERRPQQPAGEGDS; this is encoded by the coding sequence ATGAGCGCCGGCCGGACTCGTGCGCGGCTGCGCCTGCCCGCCTGGACGGCGACGCTCTACTGGAAGTTCGCCGTCTTCGTCATCGTCATGTGCTGCGTCCTCGCCACGGTGGTCGGCGTCCTGGTGCACGTCCTGGTCGGCCGGCAGACCGAGGACCAGGCCCGCGGTGCGGCTCTGGCCGAACTGGACACCGTCGCGGCGGCGTATGTCGCCGGGGAGCCCCTCGGCCGCAACGCCGCGGTGAATCCCGCCGACCTCCCCGCCTCGCTCCGCGCCATGGCACGGCGGGGTGAGCGCGGCACCCAGCTCGCCGACCACCGTGGCCGCCCGGCGATGTGGGCCGTCACCCCCGCCGACGGCAAGGCGCTCGCCGTCCATCTCGACTACAGCCAGCGGGCCGCCGCGCTCCGCGGGCTGGACCGGTCCATCATCGGCTCCTCGGCGTTCGCGATCTGCCTCACCCTCCTCGTCGGGCTGTTCGCCGTCTCCCGCATCACCCGTCGGCTGCACCACACGGCCCAGGTGGCCCGCAGGATCAGCACCGGCGATCTCGACGCCCGGGTGGACGATCCCCGGGTCTCGCGTCCCGACCACGCCCAGGACGAGGCCGCCGCGGTGGCCGCCGCACTCGATGCGATGGCCGCCGCGCTCCAGGCCAAGCTGCACAGCGAGCAGCGCTTCACCGCCGATGTGGCGCATGAGCTGCGCACCCCGCTGACCGGACTGCGGGTGGCGGCCGAACTGCTGCCGTCCGGCCGTCCGACGGAGATGGTGCAGGACCGTATCCGGACCATGAGCCGGCTGACCGAGGACCTGCTGGAGATCTCCCGTCTTGACGCGGAGGTGGAGCAGGCCGACATCGACGTGCATCAGCTGGGGCCGCTGGCCGAGCGGGCGGTGCTGGCCACCGGGCTGGCGGCCGAGGTGCGTATCGAGCGGGACGCCCGGGTGGAGACCGACCAGCGCAGGCTCCAGCGGGTGCTGGGGAACCTCGTCTCCAACGCCCACAAGCACGGCCGCCCGCCGGTGGTCCTGACCGTCGACGGTCTGACCCTCACGGTCCGGGACCACGGGGACGGCTACCCCGCCCGGCTCCTCGACCACGGCCCCCAGCGCTTCAGCAGCCACTCCGGAAGCGGCAAGAAGACCGGCCACGGCCTCGGGCTGACCATCGCCGTGGGCCAGGCCCGGGTCCTCGGCGCCACCCTGCGCTTCTCGAACGCCCCGGACGGCGGAGCCGTCGCCGAACTCTCCCTCCCCGCACCGGCCCCGGAACGCCGGCCTCAGCAGCCGGCGGGGGAGGGCGACTCCTGA
- a CDS encoding flavin monoamine oxidase family protein — protein sequence MTSPNEQRSAASATLDDSAEALRHAMSGLSGPEATGWTGAVRPVGSPGEGRKVLILGAGVAGLTAAYELSMLGYRVTVLEAQERVGGRNRTARKGDKLYELDEHGVVTPTHTCAFDDGLYLNLGPGRIPYHHRRVLTYCRDFGVALEPYIMETTANRVRPPHAEVTWPNRRVANDTRGHLAAKLAETLVSRDAFTGELRHLLRVFGALDANGKYRGSTRSGYLDRPEIEEWPVSAPPLSFEELVNSGFWKARFYQPVDYLWQATMFQPVGGMDHIVKALAREAKRAGATFVLGAEVREIEIDPRGLGVTVRYRKGDDEFHDDARYCVSNIPAPVLRKVKLTRFSDPFEQAIRLVEFEKTCKVGWQANRRFWEGDLGAWDDTEGIYGGISWTGHNITQMWYPSNDYFSDKGTLTGAYNFDGAADTLGKLTPEKRLRLAREGAIQLHPEFKDRKLVPDEKGVSIAWHKVPYQLGGWAAWKPQVESHKKAYKQLLQPEGTDAFFVTGDQISPLPGWQEGAMMSAHYVIQQILGIMPLSAPEEVAVPDSVALTQGLF from the coding sequence ATGACCAGCCCGAACGAACAGCGGTCCGCGGCAAGCGCCACCCTCGACGACTCCGCGGAGGCGCTCCGGCACGCCATGAGCGGTCTGTCCGGGCCGGAGGCCACCGGCTGGACCGGCGCCGTACGGCCCGTCGGAAGCCCGGGTGAGGGCAGGAAGGTGCTGATCCTGGGCGCCGGTGTCGCGGGTCTGACGGCCGCGTACGAACTGAGCATGCTCGGCTACCGGGTCACCGTCCTGGAAGCGCAGGAACGCGTCGGCGGGCGCAACCGCACCGCGCGCAAGGGGGACAAGCTCTACGAGCTCGATGAGCACGGTGTCGTCACCCCGACGCACACCTGCGCCTTCGACGACGGCCTGTACCTCAACCTCGGGCCCGGCCGTATCCCGTACCACCACCGCCGGGTGCTCACGTACTGCCGTGACTTCGGTGTGGCCCTGGAGCCGTACATCATGGAGACCACGGCGAACCGGGTCCGCCCGCCGCACGCCGAGGTGACCTGGCCCAACCGGCGGGTGGCGAACGACACCCGCGGCCACCTCGCGGCCAAGCTCGCCGAGACACTGGTCAGCAGGGACGCCTTCACCGGTGAACTGCGCCATCTGCTGCGGGTGTTCGGCGCGCTCGACGCGAACGGCAAGTACCGTGGCTCCACCCGCTCGGGTTATCTGGACCGGCCCGAGATCGAGGAGTGGCCGGTATCGGCCCCGCCGCTGTCCTTCGAGGAGCTGGTGAACTCCGGCTTCTGGAAGGCCCGTTTCTACCAGCCGGTCGACTATCTGTGGCAGGCCACGATGTTCCAGCCGGTCGGCGGCATGGACCACATCGTCAAGGCACTGGCACGGGAGGCCAAACGGGCCGGCGCGACGTTCGTGCTGGGCGCCGAGGTCCGGGAGATCGAGATCGATCCGCGCGGCCTCGGGGTCACCGTCAGGTACCGCAAGGGCGATGACGAGTTCCATGACGACGCCCGTTACTGCGTCAGCAACATCCCGGCCCCGGTGCTCCGCAAGGTCAAGCTGACCCGCTTCTCGGACCCCTTCGAGCAGGCGATCCGCCTCGTGGAATTCGAGAAGACCTGCAAGGTCGGCTGGCAGGCGAACCGCCGCTTCTGGGAGGGCGACCTCGGCGCCTGGGACGACACCGAGGGGATCTACGGAGGCATCAGCTGGACCGGTCACAACATCACCCAGATGTGGTATCCGTCCAACGACTACTTCTCCGACAAGGGGACCCTGACCGGCGCCTACAACTTCGATGGCGCGGCCGACACCCTCGGGAAGCTCACCCCGGAGAAGCGTCTGCGGCTGGCGCGCGAAGGCGCCATCCAGCTGCATCCGGAATTCAAGGACAGAAAGCTCGTCCCCGACGAGAAGGGCGTCTCCATCGCCTGGCACAAGGTGCCCTACCAGCTGGGTGGATGGGCTGCGTGGAAACCGCAGGTGGAAAGCCACAAGAAGGCCTACAAGCAACTCCTCCAGCCCGAGGGCACCGACGCGTTCTTCGTCACCGGCGACCAGATCTCGCCGCTGCCCGGCTGGCAGGAGGGCGCGATGATGTCGGCCCACTACGTCATCCAGCAGATCCTGGGCATCATGCCCCTGAGCGCACCGGAGGAGGTCGCCGTACCCGACTCGGTCGCACTGACGCAGGGTCTGTTCTGA
- a CDS encoding DUF5954 family protein: MADDWKRQIDRLHEGLVRRDDPTEWVTEADAVDASYRYPHLALRGPVFGLAAQDPETGAEWRLLRPATSGMPQEARDSLNSLLWFKAKDDTDDPAVRRELLAAVAVLEREPVDEMTVLGVRYRVVRGDEFARSGERGLEPPRPTDPEPADRSWEGRQETPSPDLGFALTPGKEDGVMAGAMKLALQGFSYSGSRFPAEVRRDSERALTSHPDIVLLPVGFGVVERRGRGWRPHGALMPTPHDARRLLFDGMAEFWPLLHEFSDRERTRHARAAETFKAAGRADEARVGDTLYRICRIERMLRSGPDGPEPPRPSDLDDEGPTKIHPTMDEDGTIRYDD, translated from the coding sequence ATGGCTGACGACTGGAAGCGACAGATCGACCGGCTCCACGAGGGCTTGGTACGCCGCGACGATCCGACGGAATGGGTGACCGAGGCCGATGCCGTGGACGCCTCCTACCGCTATCCTCATCTCGCGCTGCGCGGCCCGGTCTTCGGGCTCGCCGCGCAGGATCCCGAAACCGGCGCGGAGTGGCGGCTGTTGAGGCCCGCAACCAGTGGCATGCCCCAAGAGGCCAGGGACAGCTTGAACTCACTGCTGTGGTTCAAGGCCAAGGACGACACCGACGACCCCGCCGTCCGGCGCGAACTGCTGGCTGCCGTGGCGGTGCTCGAACGCGAGCCGGTCGATGAGATGACGGTCCTCGGCGTGCGCTACCGGGTGGTGCGCGGGGACGAGTTCGCCCGCAGCGGCGAGCGCGGTCTGGAGCCGCCGCGGCCGACCGACCCGGAACCGGCCGACCGTTCTTGGGAAGGCCGGCAGGAGACACCCTCACCGGACCTGGGCTTCGCCCTCACCCCCGGCAAGGAGGACGGCGTCATGGCGGGCGCCATGAAGCTGGCACTCCAGGGGTTCTCCTACTCCGGCTCCAGGTTCCCCGCTGAGGTGCGCCGGGACTCCGAGCGGGCGCTCACCTCGCATCCGGACATCGTGCTGCTTCCCGTCGGCTTCGGGGTGGTGGAACGCCGCGGCCGCGGGTGGCGGCCGCACGGCGCCCTCATGCCGACGCCCCATGACGCGCGGCGGCTGCTGTTCGACGGGATGGCCGAATTCTGGCCCCTGCTCCACGAGTTCAGCGACCGTGAACGCACCCGCCACGCGCGGGCCGCCGAGACATTCAAGGCCGCCGGCCGCGCGGACGAAGCGCGCGTCGGCGACACCCTGTACCGGATCTGCCGCATCGAGCGGATGCTCAGGTCAGGCCCCGACGGCCCGGAACCGCCTCGCCCCTCGGACCTGGATGACGAGGGCCCGACGAAGATCCACCCGACGATGGACGAGGACGGCACCATCCGCTACGACGACTGA